TCAGCTCCATGACCGCGATGGACAGGGTGTCGGCGGCCAGGGCGACCTTGAGCGCCCGCCGCAACGGCAGCCCGGCCCTCAGGATCCCGCGCATCGTCAGGGCGTAACCGAAGACGAAGGCCAACGCGACGGAGACGACGACCGTGGCGGCGTTGTGCAGTCCGGCGGCGGTGCCGATGACCATGCCGAGCACCTCGCCGACGGCGCAGCCGGTCAGGCAGTGCAGGGTGGCCTGCGCGGCCATGCGCCAGGAGGTGCCTCCGGGAGCGCCGTGGTGGCGCTCGTGCGCGTGCTCGTGGTCCACGTGTTCCATCGTCGCTCCCTTGTCGATGCGTGATGTGGTCGTGCGGGGTCGTGCGGGGTCGTGCACATCGGGGAACCATATACCCCCTAGGGGTATTCCGAGCATGTCCGGGAGTCGTTACGGGCGTCGTTCCGGGACGGCTGACGTGCGTCGGCCGTCCCGGAACGGAGGCGGGCCTACCGGTCGCCGAGCAGCTTCCTCATCCGGTCGATCTCGGCCGACTGCGAGGTGGTGACCGACTTCGCCAGGGCGACGGCGGCCCGGTCGGCCCCCTCGGTCTGCTCCGTGCGGGCCATGGCGACGGCGCCTTCGTGATGGCCGATCATCATGCGCAGGAAGGCCCGGTCGAAGGCGTCACCGGACAGCTCGGTCAGCTCGTCCATGTCGGCGTCCGTCATCATGCCGGGCATCGGGGAGGCGGAGTGCCCGGAGGCGGGGTCCCCGGAGGCCGAGTGGTCCATGCCGGGCATGCCCGGCATGTCGGAGTGACCGGCGGACGGGACAGCGGCGCCCCATGCCTTCAGCCAGCCGGTCATGGTCTCGATCTCCGGGTCCTGGGCCTGCCTGATCTGCGCGGCGAGGTCCTTGACCTGCCGCGACCGGGCCCGGCTCGGCGCCAGGGCGGCCATCTCCACGGCCTGCCGGTGGTGCGGGATCATCTCCTGCGCGAACGACACGTCCTGCGCGTTGTGCTTCCCCGGTCCGGCCGGGGCGGTGGCCGACGGGCGGCCGGTGGACCCGTTGCCGTGAGCGGAGTGGCCCGCCGACGAGGCGTCTCCGCTGCCGCCGCCGCAGGCGGTGAGCGCCAGCGCGGCGACGAGGACAGCTCCCGGAAGGGCGGCGTGACGGAGACGGAGGGTGCGGAGGGTGCGGAAGGTACGGCCGGTGCGCGGGACGCGGCGGCCGGTGTGGCGGATCGCCATGAAGGTACAGCTCCTCGGAAAGCCCGCGCGCGGGCGCGCGGGACCGGCGGATCAGGTCGGTACCGGAGCACGGCACACCGGACGCGGTGAGGTCCGGATGGCGTGCGGGCGCCTCTAGATCCGCAGGAGCTGCAGTTCGGCGAGGTCGGGCGGGGCCCGGCCGTCGGCAGTGGGGGTGACCGGCCCCGCGGGGAGCGTCACCGGGGGCGCGACGGCGGAGAACGGCGCGGGCGGCGGGGCGGACGGCGCGTATCCCGTCGCCGTACCGGCGGCGGCGCAGGTGCCGTCCGCGTGCTGCATGGGCATGCCGTCCGAGTCCGGGTCGGAGAGGTGACGGCAGGAGTCCCCGGCCCGGTGCACGGGCGCGGCGGCTCCGTGGGCGGCCGGCCTCCCGGGCGCCGCCGCCGTCCCGTGGTGGCCCGGCGCGGGCGCCCCGGCGGAGGCGAAGCCGTGCATCGCGAGCACCCCGGCCAGTACGGCCAGGACCAGCAGCGTCCGGCGGGCACCGCGTACCGCCGAGCGGGCGCGGGTGCGGGTGCCGGACGTCATGGTCACATCGTACGGAGCATCCGGCCGCGCGGAGCGCCGCCCCCGCCGCCGCCGGACGTCAGGGACGCCGGCGCCCGGCCCCGGGAACACCGCGCGCCCGTCACCGCGCCTCCGGCTTCCCCCGTTCCGCGCGGCGGCGCAGCAGATGCCGGACGACCAGCGCGGCGACGAGGACGGCGACGGCCACCAGCACCCAGACCTCGTACCGCTTGATCGTGTCGTAGACGGTGTCGATGTGCGTGCCCGCGAAGTAGGCGACGGACACCCACAGGCCCACCCACAGCGCCGCGCCGAGCGCGTTGAAGGCCAGGAAGCGCAGCCAGTGCATCCCGGTGGTGCCGGCGATGATGCCGTTGGCCTGGCGCAGTCCCTCGACGAAGCGCGCCACCGTGACGATCTTGCCGCCGTGCCGGGTGAAGAACCGTTCGGCGGTCTCGAACCGCTTGGGCGTCAGGAAGATGTACTTGCCCCACCGGTGGACGAAGGCCCGCCCGCCGAAATGTCCGATCAGATAGCCGATGTTGTCCCCGATCACCGCGGCGGCGAACGCGATGAGGCCGACGGCCAGGACGTTCAGCTCGCCCGCCCCGGCGTACACACCGGCCGCGAGCAGGATCGTCTCGCCGGGGGCGGGCACCCCGAAGTCCTCCACGAGGACGACACCGCCCACGGCCAGATAACCGTACTGGCTGAGCAGCGGGGCCAGATGCTCCAGCGGACCGGGCAGCGGAGGAGCCATACCGCCCACCGTACGTCGCCCGGCGCACGGAGCCCGGCAGACACCGCGTCCGGCCCGTACGCCGATCCGTGCGTCCGCGAAGGGCGCCCGACTGACCGTGTGTCAGTAAAGTCGAGAGGCCGGGACGACTCCGGCCGGACGCGGTCCGGGGCGCCCGCGGCCGCGCGTGGGACCTGCGAGTGAGGGGCGAGCCGTGTTCTACCAGCTGCTCAAGTACGTCCTGCTGGGTCCGCTGCTGAGACTGGCCTTCCGGCCGCGCATCGAGGGTCTCGAGCATGTGCCGGAGACCGGCGCGGCCATCGTCGCGGGCAACCATCTCTCGTTCTCGGACCACTTCCTGATGCCCGCGATCCTCAAGCGGCGCATCACCTTCCTGGCCAAGGCCGAATACTTCACCGGCCCCGGGCTGAAGGGCCGGCTGACCGCCGCCTTCTTCCGCAGCGCCGGGCAGATCCCGGTCGACCGGTCGGGCAAGGAGGCGGGCCGGGCCGCCGTCCGCGAGGGCCTCGGGGTGCTCGGCAGGGGCGAGCTCCTCGGCATCTACCCGGAGGGCACCCGCTCCCACGACGGCCGCCTCTACAAGGGCAAGGTGGGCGTCGCGGTGATGGCGCTCAAGGCGGGCGTGCCGGTGATCCCCTGCGCGATGATCGGCACCTTCGAGGCCCAGCCCCCGGGCCGGGTGATCCCCCGGCCACGCCCCGTCGTGATCCGCTTCGGCCGTCCCCTGGACTTCTCCCGCTACGCCGGGATGGAGGAGGAGAAGGCGGTCCTGCGGGCCGTCACCGACGAGATCATGTACGCCATCCTGTCGCTGTCCGGGCAGGAGTACGTCGACCAGTACGCGGCCGTGGCCAAGGCCGGGCAGTCCGCGGCACCGGCGTCCGCGCGGGACGGGTCACGGGCCCGCGGGGAGCACGGGTTCCCCCGCTCCCCGCTCACCTGAGAGCGCGGCGGGGTCCCGTCCGGGGCCGGGCGCGGCGAAGGGGCGGCCGGGGATCCCGGCCGCCCCTCACCGCGTACGGCCGGGTGCTACGGCTTCGGCGTGGCGTGCGGACCGCAGGTCACGTCCGCCCGGTCCACCTTGCCGGTGAGCAGGTAGGTGTCCACCCGCTCGTTGATGCACGGGTTGACCAGACCGGTGACACCGTGGGAGCCCGCGCCCTTCTCGGTGATCAGGCGGGAGCCCTTGAAGCGCTGGTGCAGGTCGACGGCGCCGGGGTACGGCGTGGCGGCGTCCCGCGTGGACTGGACGATCAGGACCGGCGGCAGCCCCTTGCCGGTCTTGACGTTCACCGGGGTCTGCTGCTTGACCGGCCAGGTGGCGCACGGCAGGTTCATCCATGCGTTGGACCAGGTCAGGAACGGGTACTGGGCGTTGAGCCGGGTGTTGTCCCGGTCCCACTTGCGCCAGCTGGTCGGCCACTTGGCGTCGGCGCACTCGACGGCCGTGTAGACGGCGTTGCCGTTCTCCGTGGAGATGTTGCCCGCGATGTCGGACATGTCGGGAGCGGCGGCGTCGATCAGCGGCTGGGGGTCACCGGCGAAGTACTTGCTGAACGCCGTCGCCACCGGCACCCAGGAGGAGTCGTAATACGGCGCGGTCTGGAAGAAGCCGAGCAGCTCGGACGGGCCGACGACGCCGCCGAGGGGGTGCTTCTTGGCCGTGGCGCGCAGCTGGAGCCACTTGTCCTGGACGGCGGCCCGGGTGGTGCCGAGGTGGAAGCTGGCGTCGTTCTTCGCGACCCAGTCCTGCCAGTCCTTCCAGCGGCCCTCGAAGGCGATGTCCTGGTTGAGGTTGGCCTCGTACCAGATGTTGTCGCGCGACGGGTCGACGACGCTGTCGACGACGATCCGGCGGACATGGCCCGGGAACAGCGTGCCGTAGACGGCGCCGAGGTAGGTGCCGTAGGAGACGCCCAGGTAGTTGATCTTCTTCTCGCCGAGCGCGGCGCGGATGACGTCGAGGTCGCGCGCGGTGTTCGGCGTGGTCATCTGCTGGAGCATGGCGCGGCCGGTGCGCTCCAGGCAGCCCTCGGCGTACTCGCGGGCCAGCTTGCGCTGGGCGCGCTTGTCGGCCTCGGAGCCGGGCACCGGGTCGGCCTTGGGGGCCTTGACGTACTCCTGCGGGTAGGCGCAGGAGATCGGCGTGGAGTGGCCGACGCCGCGCGGGTCGAAGCCGACGAAGTCGTACGCCTTCGCCACGTTCGCCCAGACGGGGTTCTTGGCGGTGACCCGGGTCGGGAAGCGCAGGCCGGAGCCGCCCGGTCCGCCGGGGTTGTAGATGAGGGCGCCCTGGCGGTCCTGCTTGGTGCCGGTGTTGCCGATGCGGTCGACGGCGAGCTTGATCTGCTTGCCGTACGGGTGGGCGTAGTCGAGCGGCACCGAGACGTACCCGCACTGGATGGGCTTGGCCAGCCCCCAGTCGGCGGGGCAGTCCTGCCACTGGATGCCGGCGTGGGCGGCACGGGCGGCGGCGATCGCCGCGCCGACGGCCTCGCGGTCCTGGCCGTGGCGGCTGTCCGCGCTGGCCGCGGGTGCCGCCACGGCGCCGGCTATCAGCGTCGCCGTGACGAGCGCGCCGGCCGAACCGAGCGCCACCGCCCGGTTCTTCGGTCTCATAACCCTCAAGTGGGACCTCCCCGTACATCGTTGCGAATCGAGTACGGGGGATCTTTCCGGCTGTGAGGCGCCTGAGGACAGGGGTCGTTGACCTTCTTTGCCAATCCGATAACCGGCGTCGGATGTTCCGCTCAGCGGAGACGCGCCGGAGCGCCCGCGCCGGGAGGGCGGAAAGGCCGCCTCAGGAGTCGCAGCGGTCCGGGGCGCGGCGCGCGGCGTGCCGGCCCAGCGCCCGCCGCAGCTCCTCCAGCTCGGTGTCGGACAGGGCGCCGCCCTGCGCGAACTTCAGGATGTGCTCGGCGACCGTGCGCACCTTCGTGTTCGTCCGCTGGGAGACCTCGCGCAGCACCCGCCAGGCGCTGTCCGGGGGGATGCGGCCCACGGCCACCAGGGCGCCGATGGCCTGGTCGATGACGGCGTGCGAGGTCAGGCCGCGCTGCAGCTGGGCGATCTCCTCGTGCAGCCGCTCGTGCTCCGCCACCAGGTCGGTGACGGACAGCGGCTGGAGCGGATGCCACCTGGACATCGCGAAGAACACCATGGAGATCCCCTGGGTCGTCGAACGGCCGGAGTCCTCCTCCAGCTTGCTCCATGCGGGTCGCGCGCACGACCGGAGCCGGGCGGCGACGGACCTCCGTGGCGGGCGGCCGGGCCGACGGCGACGGGCGGGCGGCGCCGTCGACGCCGCGCCCGCGCGGGATCGGGTCGGATCGAAGCGGACCGAAACTGACCGAAACGGACCGAACGGGGTACCGCCTTTCGGCGTAGGCGCACCACTTTTTTCCAGGGCCGTTCGGGTTGCGGCGCGTGTCCGCCCGGATGGCGGAACGATTTCTTCCGCTCCTGGTCCGGGGCTCGGCCGGGCGGGAGGAAGCGGTTCGAACGGAACGGCATCCACTCGAACGGACGAGTGGTGAGTAACAACACAAAGCACAGGTTCCGTTGGGATTTTCGGACAGCCGTAGGTGAAGATCCCTGTCTGACGACAAGCCCCCGCCGCAGCGGCGGGGCGGTCCGGGCGGACGCCGAGTCCTGCCACCGCCCGGATGCCCGGTCGACGGAAGTGGATCGGCAGGAGTGGAGGACCCGAGCAAGACGGGTCGCCGGAACGGTCGCGCCACGGCCGGGCCGAGCAGCCCTTGGGGTGAAGCCGCCAGCAGGCGGCCGGGCAACTTCGCCAGCCCGAATCCGACAGGTCATCCTTCACAGGCGGCTGACGAAGGGTTGCGCATGACTGCGCTCAATCGTGTCCCGTCGCTCATGGTCCGGGCCGGAACCGCCTCGGCCCTGACGCTCGCCGCCGTCGGCGGCTCGATCGTGGTGCCCGGTGTCGCCTCCGACGCCTCGGCCGCGACCATGGCGACGAAGGCCCTGAACATCGCGGCGTCCAAGAAGGGCGCCCCCTACCAGTGGGGAGCGACGGGGCCGAGGAGGTTCGACTGCTCCGGGCTCACGCTGTACTCCTTCAAGAAGGCCGGCAAGAGCCTGCCGCGTACGGCCGCACAGCAGTACAACAAGTCGCACCACATCTCCTCGAAGAGCCGTCGCGCCGGTGACCTGGTGTTCTTCCACTCCGGTTCGTACGTCTACCACGTCGGGATCTACGCCGGCTCGGGCAAGATCTGGCACGCCCCCAAGACCGGGGACGTGGTGAAGCTGGAGAAGATCTGGACCAGGAACGTCTGGTACGGCCGTATCGGCTGACCCGCCCGGGTCGCGGGGCGACGGGACGGCGGGACGGCCGACCGGCGGACCGGCGGACCGGCGGACCGGCGGACCGGCGGACCAGCGGACCAGCGGACCGGCGACGGTCCGCCGGCTACGGGCCTCGTCGGCTACGGCTCGTCCCGGCCCGTGGCCGGCGCGGCGCGGACCGGCCACGGCAGTTCCACGCTGACCGTCTTGCCGCCTTCCCGGGTGGGCCGCACGCGCACCCTGCCGCCGTACTCCGCGCTGAGCCACCGGACGATCACCATGCCCCGGCCGTTGTCCTGCTGGACGGCGGCCGGCAGCCGTCTGGGGAAGCGCGGGTGGCTGTCGGTGACGCCGATGCGCACCTGCTCGTCGTGGTCGAGGGCGAGGTGCACGGTGAAGGTGGGCGACCGGCCGAGGGTGTGTTCCACGGCGTTGGTGGCGAGTTCGGAGACGATGAGCCGTACGGTGTCGGCGGCGTCCGCGTCCGACGGCAGGCCCCACTCCGTCAGCGTGCCGACCGCGTAGGCGCGGGCGGCCGCGACCGAGGCGGGATCGCTCGGCAGAGTGACGGATGCTTCCAGATGGTCTGCCATGACGACGTCGTCCCTTTCCCACGGGGCCGCGGTCCGACAGGAGCGGATGGTTTCGAGTACGGTCCCGGACTGGTGCTTCGCCGTCAGGTTGCCACCACCGGACCGGTCACGGGTGGCGATCCACCAAGATATGCATATATCTGTCGCTCGAAGCGGTGAACTCTGCGACGGGCGACCGTATGCGCCGTCGGTCCCGGGAGAAGTCAGGAGCGCGTCCCATGCAGCACGGTCCCGCGGTGCGCCGCCGCAAGCTCGGTGCGGAACTGCGCGCGCTGCGCACCGGCGTGGGGCTCACCAGCGGCGAGGCGGCCCGGCTCGTGGGCTGGCACCAGTCGAAGGTGAGCCGGATCGAGACCGGCGCCAGCGGGGTGAAACCGGCCGATGTCCGCACGCTGCTCGACGCGTACGCGGTCCAGGACGCCCAGCTGCGCGAGCTGCTCCTGATGCTGTCGGGCGCCGACGACGGCCAGGACCGGCCGCACTGGTGGCACGCCTACCGCGGGGTACTGCCGCCGACGTACCGCGACTTCATCAGCCTGGAGTCCCAGGCCAGCGCGATGCGCACCCTGGAGACCTCGGTCGTCCCCGGGCTGCTCCAGACCCCCGCGTACGCCCGCGCGGTGACCCGGGCCGCGGTGGACGGACTCGACGACGAGCGGCTGGACGCGCTGGTGGAGGTGCGGCTGGCCCGGCAGGGCGTGCTGCGGGCGGTGCCGCCGCCGACGCTGAAGGTGGTGCTGGACGAGGCGGTTCTGCGCCGGGAGGTCGGCGGCCCGGAGGTCATGGCGCACCAGCTGGAGCGGCTGGCCGAGGCGGCGCGGCTGCCCCAGGTGTCCTTGCAGGTCCTGCCGTTCGCGGCCGGCGCGCACATCGGCATCACCGGCCCTTTCGTTATCTTCTCTTTTTCGAACACTTCTGATCTGGATGTGGTCGTTCTCGACAACTTGACGAGTAGCCTCCACCTCGAACGGAAAGAAGACCTCGAGGCCTACTCCGAGGCCTTCGACACGCTTCGGTCCCACGCGCTTTCGACCGAGGACTCGTTGGACTTCATCGCCGGGATACACCAGGACAGGTGACGGCGGGCGACCGCATCAAGGAGGCACCATGTCTGCTCCGCCTCGGAACTTATCTTCCACGACCGATCTGCACGGGGTGCGCTGGCTGCGCAGCAGCTACAGCACGGGGGCGAACAACTGCGTCGAGACGGCCCGTCCGGCCGCGCAGCCCTACGCCGGACTCCTCGCCGTGCGCGACTCCAAGGCTCCGACCGGGCCCGCGCTGCTCTTCTCCCGCGCGAGCTGGGCGCGGTTCACGGCAGCGGCACACCGGATCTGAGCACCGCCGGGGCGTCCTCCGGGCCCGCCCCGGATCCTCCCGCCCACGGGCGACTCACGGCCGTGTCCGCCGACTCATGGCCGCGTCTCGCCGATCACTCGTACAGCGCGTTCGATCTGCGCCCCGGACAGGTCCGCGCGGGCGGTCAGCCTGAGCCGTGAGATGCCGTCGGGCACGGAAGGAGGCCGGAAACACCCCACGGCCAGGCCCGCCGTACGGCAGTCCGCCGCCCAGCGCACGGCCTGCTCCGGGGACGGCGCGCACACCGAGACGACCGCCGCGTCCGGGCGCACCGCGCGCAGTCCCGCGCCGCTCAGGCGGGCGTGCAGTTCCGCCGCCACCGCCCGCGCCCGCGCCGCGCGCTCCGGCTCGCGGCGCAGCAGCCGCAGCGCGGCCAGGGCCGCCCCCGCCGCCGCGGGGGCGAGCCCGGTGTCGAAGATGAACGTCCGGGCCGTGTTGACCAGATGGTCGATGACCCGCGCGGGCCCGAGCACCGCTCCGCCCTGGCTGCCCAGCGACTTGGACAGGGTGACGGTCACGACCACGTCGTCGGCGCCCGCGAGGCCCGCCGCGTGCGGGGCGCCGCGCCCGCCGTCCCCGAGGACACCCAGGCCGTGGGCGTCGTCGAGGACGAGCCCCGCGCCGTGTTCCCGGCAGACCTCGGCGTGCCGGGCGAGCGGTGCCGCGTCGCCGTCTACGGAGAAGACCGTGTCGGAGACGAGGACGGCCTGCCCGCCGTGCGTGCCGAGCGCCTTGCGCACCGCGTCCGGGTCCGCGTGGGCGACGACCTGGGTGCCGGCGCGGGCCAGCCGGCAGCCGTCGATGAGCGAGGCGTGGTTGCCCGTGTCCGAGACGATCAGCGAGCCGTGCGGGGCGAGCGCGGTGACCGCGGCGAGGTTGGCCGCGTAGCCGGAGGAGAGCACGAGGGCCGCCTCGAAGCCGCAGAACCGGGCGAGTTCGTCCTCCAGTTCGCGGTGGAGCGCGGTGGTGCCGGTGACCAGCCGGGATCCGGTGGCTCCCCCGCCCCAGGTGCGGGCCGCCGCCGCCGCGCCCTCGGTGACCTCCGGGTGGCGGGCCAGGCCCAGGTAGTCGTTGCTCGCCAGGTCGAGCAGGGGCGAGTCGGCCGGGCGGGGCCGCAGCGTCCGGACGAGTCCGGCGCGGCGGCGTGCGTCCGCCTGCTCGTCGATCCAGCCGAACGCCATGGCTCCTCCGGGACTTTTGTAGGCAGTGGACAGACACTAGCCGCACGACACGTCACGCACGGTGTGGGGATACCCACACGTCGAGCGGCCCGTGTTGTGCACAGTCTCCTTGGCCCCGGGCGGCCCCGTAGGACAGGATCGGCTCTCATGGACCTGCTGAACACGCTGGTGGACAAGGGGCTTCGGCGCGAGGCGCCGACCCGCGGGGAAGCTCTGGCCGTGCTGGCCACCTCCGACGACGATCTGCTCGATGTGGTGGCGGCCGCGGGGAAGGTGCGGCGTCA
The sequence above is drawn from the Streptomyces sp. SAT1 genome and encodes:
- a CDS encoding DUF4396 domain-containing protein — encoded protein: MEHVDHEHAHERHHGAPGGTSWRMAAQATLHCLTGCAVGEVLGMVIGTAAGLHNAATVVVSVALAFVFGYALTMRGILRAGLPLRRALKVALAADTLSIAVMELIDNTVMVGVPGAMDAGLADALFWVSLVLSLALAFLLTTPVNRWMIGRGKGHAVVHAYH
- a CDS encoding DUF305 domain-containing protein, encoding MAIRHTGRRVPRTGRTFRTLRTLRLRHAALPGAVLVAALALTACGGGSGDASSAGHSAHGNGSTGRPSATAPAGPGKHNAQDVSFAQEMIPHHRQAVEMAALAPSRARSRQVKDLAAQIRQAQDPEIETMTGWLKAWGAAVPSAGHSDMPGMPGMDHSASGDPASGHSASPMPGMMTDADMDELTELSGDAFDRAFLRMMIGHHEGAVAMARTEQTEGADRAAVALAKSVTTSQSAEIDRMRKLLGDR
- a CDS encoding DUF6153 family protein is translated as MTSGTRTRARSAVRGARRTLLVLAVLAGVLAMHGFASAGAPAPGHHGTAAAPGRPAAHGAAAPVHRAGDSCRHLSDPDSDGMPMQHADGTCAAAGTATGYAPSAPPPAPFSAVAPPVTLPAGPVTPTADGRAPPDLAELQLLRI
- a CDS encoding DedA family protein, with translation MAPPLPGPLEHLAPLLSQYGYLAVGGVVLVEDFGVPAPGETILLAAGVYAGAGELNVLAVGLIAFAAAVIGDNIGYLIGHFGGRAFVHRWGKYIFLTPKRFETAERFFTRHGGKIVTVARFVEGLRQANGIIAGTTGMHWLRFLAFNALGAALWVGLWVSVAYFAGTHIDTVYDTIKRYEVWVLVAVAVLVAALVVRHLLRRRAERGKPEAR
- a CDS encoding lysophospholipid acyltransferase family protein; this encodes MFYQLLKYVLLGPLLRLAFRPRIEGLEHVPETGAAIVAGNHLSFSDHFLMPAILKRRITFLAKAEYFTGPGLKGRLTAAFFRSAGQIPVDRSGKEAGRAAVREGLGVLGRGELLGIYPEGTRSHDGRLYKGKVGVAVMALKAGVPVIPCAMIGTFEAQPPGRVIPRPRPVVIRFGRPLDFSRYAGMEEEKAVLRAVTDEIMYAILSLSGQEYVDQYAAVAKAGQSAAPASARDGSRARGEHGFPRSPLT
- a CDS encoding alpha/beta hydrolase, with protein sequence MRVMRPKNRAVALGSAGALVTATLIAGAVAAPAASADSRHGQDREAVGAAIAAARAAHAGIQWQDCPADWGLAKPIQCGYVSVPLDYAHPYGKQIKLAVDRIGNTGTKQDRQGALIYNPGGPGGSGLRFPTRVTAKNPVWANVAKAYDFVGFDPRGVGHSTPISCAYPQEYVKAPKADPVPGSEADKRAQRKLAREYAEGCLERTGRAMLQQMTTPNTARDLDVIRAALGEKKINYLGVSYGTYLGAVYGTLFPGHVRRIVVDSVVDPSRDNIWYEANLNQDIAFEGRWKDWQDWVAKNDASFHLGTTRAAVQDKWLQLRATAKKHPLGGVVGPSELLGFFQTAPYYDSSWVPVATAFSKYFAGDPQPLIDAAAPDMSDIAGNISTENGNAVYTAVECADAKWPTSWRKWDRDNTRLNAQYPFLTWSNAWMNLPCATWPVKQQTPVNVKTGKGLPPVLIVQSTRDAATPYPGAVDLHQRFKGSRLITEKGAGSHGVTGLVNPCINERVDTYLLTGKVDRADVTCGPHATPKP
- a CDS encoding ANTAR domain-containing protein, whose translation is MSRWHPLQPLSVTDLVAEHERLHEEIAQLQRGLTSHAVIDQAIGALVAVGRIPPDSAWRVLREVSQRTNTKVRTVAEHILKFAQGGALSDTELEELRRALGRHAARRAPDRCDS
- a CDS encoding C40 family peptidase, producing MTALNRVPSLMVRAGTASALTLAAVGGSIVVPGVASDASAATMATKALNIAASKKGAPYQWGATGPRRFDCSGLTLYSFKKAGKSLPRTAAQQYNKSHHISSKSRRAGDLVFFHSGSYVYHVGIYAGSGKIWHAPKTGDVVKLEKIWTRNVWYGRIG
- a CDS encoding ATP-binding protein; translated protein: MADHLEASVTLPSDPASVAAARAYAVGTLTEWGLPSDADAADTVRLIVSELATNAVEHTLGRSPTFTVHLALDHDEQVRIGVTDSHPRFPRRLPAAVQQDNGRGMVIVRWLSAEYGGRVRVRPTREGGKTVSVELPWPVRAAPATGRDEP
- a CDS encoding helix-turn-helix domain-containing protein → MQHGPAVRRRKLGAELRALRTGVGLTSGEAARLVGWHQSKVSRIETGASGVKPADVRTLLDAYAVQDAQLRELLLMLSGADDGQDRPHWWHAYRGVLPPTYRDFISLESQASAMRTLETSVVPGLLQTPAYARAVTRAAVDGLDDERLDALVEVRLARQGVLRAVPPPTLKVVLDEAVLRREVGGPEVMAHQLERLAEAARLPQVSLQVLPFAAGAHIGITGPFVIFSFSNTSDLDVVVLDNLTSSLHLERKEDLEAYSEAFDTLRSHALSTEDSLDFIAGIHQDR
- a CDS encoding DUF397 domain-containing protein; amino-acid sequence: MSAPPRNLSSTTDLHGVRWLRSSYSTGANNCVETARPAAQPYAGLLAVRDSKAPTGPALLFSRASWARFTAAAHRI
- a CDS encoding 8-amino-7-oxononanoate synthase, with amino-acid sequence MAFGWIDEQADARRRAGLVRTLRPRPADSPLLDLASNDYLGLARHPEVTEGAAAAARTWGGGATGSRLVTGTTALHRELEDELARFCGFEAALVLSSGYAANLAAVTALAPHGSLIVSDTGNHASLIDGCRLARAGTQVVAHADPDAVRKALGTHGGQAVLVSDTVFSVDGDAAPLARHAEVCREHGAGLVLDDAHGLGVLGDGGRGAPHAAGLAGADDVVVTVTLSKSLGSQGGAVLGPARVIDHLVNTARTFIFDTGLAPAAAGAALAALRLLRREPERAARARAVAAELHARLSGAGLRAVRPDAAVVSVCAPSPEQAVRWAADCRTAGLAVGCFRPPSVPDGISRLRLTARADLSGAQIERAVRVIGETRP